From the genome of Polyangiaceae bacterium, one region includes:
- a CDS encoding TlpA family protein disulfide reductase, which produces MRHPLLGEVGPSFECVSLDNQTLSVPSHGTAKVVVVDFWASWCEACKVGMPALERLYRDNRRDGLMVVGVRPGLKWLGLKTRNPSNARSRKSKIVITSSGCLKTRNPRPQCTLARG; this is translated from the coding sequence ATGCGGCATCCGCTGCTCGGTGAAGTGGGCCCGTCGTTCGAATGTGTTTCACTCGACAATCAGACGTTGAGTGTGCCGAGTCACGGAACAGCGAAGGTCGTCGTGGTTGATTTCTGGGCCTCATGGTGTGAGGCGTGCAAGGTTGGGATGCCGGCTCTCGAACGGCTCTATCGCGATAACCGTCGCGATGGGCTCATGGTCGTCGGTGTCCGCCCCGGGCTGAAGTGGCTGGGTCTCAAAACTCGAAACCCGTCCAATGCACGCTCGCGCAAGTCCAAAATCGTGATCACAAGCTCCGGCTGTCTCAAAACTCGAAATCCCCGTCCTCAATGCACGCTCGCGCGGGGTTAA